In the genome of Mucisphaera calidilacus, one region contains:
- a CDS encoding type II secretion system protein codes for MARTTRRIGFTLIELLVVISIIALLIGILLPALGAARLTARRMADSSGLRQFVIANTAWAVDNKGRLPHPAGTFGDIDADPNIERRAGMTGWYRYDLAQELLNSYGLTPSSFGCNSYGELEDVDFDEQAQIDEGRTNLTADSTRNLQWIRWAVYGGLYRTLVDGTTPGGGAMVDVEETDKYFYFPSTLDDYADSEVVATCYHHITGASWGSDLPHLNGSNEAVYRGADGEDSPFKVGVTRKIDWGRVQDTYTPDGIYMGYRDGSVSWQNRDSWGQFTSATNNTNAYFYDKDR; via the coding sequence ATGGCACGCACGACACGACGCATCGGTTTTACCCTCATCGAACTGTTGGTGGTGATCTCGATCATCGCCCTGCTCATCGGCATCCTGCTGCCCGCTCTGGGTGCAGCGCGGCTGACAGCCAGGCGGATGGCGGACTCAAGCGGTCTGAGGCAGTTCGTTATCGCCAACACGGCTTGGGCGGTGGACAATAAAGGTCGCCTGCCTCACCCGGCGGGGACGTTCGGTGATATTGATGCGGATCCGAATATCGAACGTCGTGCCGGGATGACCGGCTGGTACCGCTACGACCTCGCCCAGGAATTGCTGAACAGTTACGGCCTCACTCCTTCCTCGTTTGGCTGTAACAGCTATGGGGAACTCGAGGATGTCGATTTTGATGAGCAGGCCCAGATTGACGAGGGGCGAACCAACCTGACTGCCGACTCGACGCGGAATCTTCAGTGGATTCGCTGGGCAGTCTACGGCGGTCTCTATCGCACGCTCGTTGACGGAACCACGCCCGGCGGCGGTGCAATGGTTGATGTTGAGGAGACCGACAAGTACTTCTACTTCCCCAGCACGCTTGATGATTACGCCGACAGTGAAGTCGTCGCCACCTGCTACCACCACATTACCGGGGCGAGTTGGGGCAGCGATCTGCCTCACCTCAACGGCTCGAATGAGGCTGTTTACCGAGGTGCCGATGGTGAGGATTCGCCATTTAAGGTAGGTGTCACGCGTAAGATCGACTGGGGCCGAGTTCAGGATACCTACACGCCTGACGGCATCTACATGGGCTACCGCGATGGTTCGGTCAGCTGGCAGAACCGGGATTCATGGGGCCAATTTACTTCCGCCACCAACAACACGAACGCATACTTCTACGACAAAGATCGCTAA
- a CDS encoding LacI family DNA-binding transcriptional regulator, with protein sequence MSITIAQIAEKAGVSAGTVSRVLNGKNKENRPSAVKRSQLIRQIAIDHGYRPNQAARTVRTGRFGCIGFLSCSEPGADIFEVSLLHGIQRGLAETGDRLLMCELPMQGFEDAESIPQVLNEYTVDGLLIEYLYEMPDTTLQRIRDLSIPYVWLNAKKAHNCVYPNDFAGGRLAAQHLLEQGHQKIAYVSYHAADGYIHYSVHDRCDGFISAVQEAGFDPFETEISDGFVTGEAPAKARALLEGPDRPTAIICYERHETIAIWNAATSLGLRIPEDLSLICFGSDMMRNHTGLPVTTLITPFAQVGQAAVEVLHAEITQGMATRSPRAVAYAIEPSLSVGPPPVQP encoded by the coding sequence ATGAGCATCACGATTGCACAGATCGCAGAAAAGGCCGGTGTTTCCGCGGGGACGGTCTCGCGTGTGCTCAACGGGAAGAACAAGGAAAATCGCCCGTCTGCCGTGAAGCGGAGTCAGTTGATCCGCCAGATCGCCATCGATCATGGCTACAGGCCCAATCAGGCGGCACGAACAGTGCGGACCGGGCGTTTCGGCTGCATCGGCTTCCTGAGCTGCTCGGAGCCGGGTGCCGACATCTTCGAGGTCTCCTTGCTGCACGGCATCCAGCGCGGCCTGGCTGAGACCGGCGATCGGCTGCTGATGTGCGAGCTGCCGATGCAGGGGTTCGAGGACGCGGAATCGATCCCGCAGGTCCTTAACGAGTACACCGTGGATGGCCTGCTGATCGAGTACCTCTACGAGATGCCCGACACGACGCTCCAGCGCATCCGTGACCTGAGCATCCCGTATGTCTGGCTCAATGCCAAAAAAGCACATAACTGTGTCTATCCGAACGACTTCGCGGGCGGCCGTCTAGCTGCCCAGCACCTGCTGGAGCAAGGGCATCAGAAGATCGCCTACGTTAGCTATCACGCGGCGGACGGCTATATCCACTACTCGGTTCATGATCGCTGCGACGGCTTTATCTCAGCGGTTCAGGAGGCCGGGTTCGATCCCTTCGAGACCGAGATCTCGGACGGCTTCGTGACCGGTGAGGCTCCGGCCAAGGCCCGCGCTCTGCTGGAGGGGCCGGATCGGCCCACGGCGATCATCTGCTACGAGCGCCACGAGACGATCGCGATCTGGAATGCAGCGACGAGCCTGGGGCTGCGGATTCCGGAGGACCTGTCGCTGATCTGTTTCGGGTCGGACATGATGCGCAACCACACGGGGCTTCCCGTGACGACGTTGATCACGCCCTTTGCACAGGTGGGGCAGGCGGCGGTGGAGGTACTCCACGCCGAGATTACCCAGGGGATGGCGACACGTTCGCCGCGCGCGGTCGCCTACGCGATCGAGCCTTCGCTCAGCGTCGGGCCGCCCCCCGTCCAACCATGA
- a CDS encoding glycoside hydrolase family 130 protein — translation MTNLATPPLTPSNAAAPIPWEDRPAVSTEVLWRYSANPVIPRDLIPTSNSIFNSAVVRYGDAFAGVFRADSNTRKMQLHAGRSADAVNWELDHEPISFLCDDDEVGNFVYGYDPRVVWIEDRYWITWCNGYHGPTIGVGYTHDFKTFHQIENAYLPFNRNGVLFPRKINDAYVMLSRPSDNGHTPFGEIFVSHSPDMIHWGRHRHVMKPEQPWEWTKIGAGPIPIETPEGWLIFYHGVLTSCNGYVYSFGAALLDLDEPWKVLYRGAPYLISPQRDYECVGDVPNVTFPCAALHDEPTGRLAIYYGAADTVTALAFGYVDEVIDFVKSTHQDNPVSQV, via the coding sequence ATGACGAATCTCGCAACCCCACCCCTCACCCCTTCGAACGCCGCGGCACCGATCCCCTGGGAAGACCGCCCCGCCGTGTCCACTGAGGTCCTCTGGCGGTACTCCGCCAACCCCGTCATCCCACGCGACCTCATCCCGACCTCCAACAGCATCTTTAACAGTGCCGTCGTGCGTTACGGCGACGCCTTCGCCGGCGTCTTCCGCGCCGACAGCAACACGCGCAAGATGCAACTCCACGCCGGACGCTCCGCCGATGCGGTCAACTGGGAACTCGACCACGAGCCGATAAGTTTTCTCTGCGACGACGACGAGGTCGGTAACTTTGTCTACGGCTACGACCCCCGCGTCGTCTGGATCGAGGACCGCTACTGGATCACATGGTGCAACGGCTACCACGGCCCCACCATCGGCGTCGGCTACACCCACGACTTCAAGACCTTCCACCAGATCGAGAACGCCTACCTGCCCTTCAACCGCAACGGCGTGCTCTTCCCCCGCAAGATCAACGATGCCTACGTGATGCTCAGCCGCCCCTCGGACAACGGGCACACGCCCTTCGGCGAGATCTTTGTCTCGCACAGCCCCGACATGATCCACTGGGGGCGACACCGCCACGTCATGAAACCCGAGCAGCCCTGGGAATGGACCAAGATCGGCGCCGGGCCCATCCCCATCGAAACCCCTGAGGGCTGGCTCATCTTCTATCACGGCGTCCTCACTTCCTGCAACGGTTACGTCTACAGCTTCGGCGCGGCACTCCTCGACCTCGACGAGCCCTGGAAGGTCCTCTATCGCGGGGCTCCCTACCTGATCTCGCCGCAGCGCGATTACGAGTGCGTGGGCGACGTCCCTAATGTCACCTTCCCCTGCGCCGCACTCCACGACGAACCCACCGGCCGCCTCGCGATCTACTACGGGGCCGCCGACACCGTCACCGCGCTGGCCTTCGGGTACGTCGACGAGGTCATCGACTTCGTGAAGTCCACCCATCAGGACAACCCGGTCAGCCAGGTCTGA
- a CDS encoding PEP-CTERM sorting domain-containing protein — protein sequence MALAAIAVAGLTVSASADMLLFSFEDGVEGWEYTGWNAPGSIAVSPLNATEGAQSLAVTVDISGFSWTATIEGFRGDTPKNPEFFDAMAAVLAQEAARPGSLAIAYDITYDPATIPGGTFLNNSFSLQGPDFRQIDGVAVVGLPDDLAGGPVTITVQEPLSTFVADPASGFYRLTLGVNGDWGRAPMTMYLDNVRIVPEPASLGLLGLGGLALLRRR from the coding sequence ATGGCACTGGCCGCAATCGCGGTCGCGGGACTGACGGTCTCGGCGTCGGCGGACATGCTGCTGTTCTCGTTTGAGGACGGCGTCGAGGGCTGGGAATACACCGGCTGGAACGCCCCCGGCTCGATCGCGGTCTCACCGCTGAACGCGACCGAAGGTGCTCAGAGCCTGGCCGTGACGGTTGATATCAGCGGATTCAGCTGGACCGCGACCATCGAGGGTTTCCGTGGCGATACCCCCAAGAACCCCGAGTTCTTTGACGCGATGGCGGCGGTTCTGGCGCAGGAGGCGGCCCGTCCCGGCAGCCTCGCGATCGCTTACGACATCACCTACGACCCCGCGACGATCCCGGGCGGCACGTTCCTGAATAATTCGTTCTCGCTTCAGGGCCCGGACTTCCGTCAGATCGATGGCGTGGCCGTCGTCGGTCTCCCGGATGATCTGGCAGGTGGTCCGGTGACGATCACCGTACAGGAGCCGCTCAGCACGTTTGTGGCTGACCCGGCCAGCGGTTTTTATCGCCTGACGCTCGGCGTGAATGGTGACTGGGGCCGCGCCCCGATGACGATGTATCTCGACAACGTCCGTATCGTTCCGGAGCCTGCCAGCCTCGGCCTCCTGGGCCTGGGTGGTCTGGCTCTGCTTCGCCGCCGTTGA